In Sander lucioperca isolate FBNREF2018 chromosome 12, SLUC_FBN_1.2, whole genome shotgun sequence, one DNA window encodes the following:
- the casz1 gene encoding zinc finger protein castor homolog 1 isoform X1 — protein MPCFVERILPGQEGEVRQSAEGGLLPAERSLCTETTSGKPKMAAKRKGGLKLNAICAKLSRQVVFDSSSQNAEGDQSVAENSERGSSHYDDTETNFPESLNLSQSLEEDQKRREAIEKWVNGEYGDEPPAPDDEQEHELKVSNGEDDPPEGVYMVQPTGCSDDEDNAEEGEPMAASQEDSYHEDKEAEVRPSKDNTYMPPREAQSRQAPFSSTGEASALRDYAANTMNEFLGMFGYDDQQVRDELTKKISFEKLKAATSDPSSLSSEEASRRARFSKYEEYIRKLKAGETLPWPMHASPPKPEDLNPKLAQDKSATMLQTSGCLPGAETQIYPPSLDHKQPGGPQLSTSQPPNPSHIQNMASRASKYDFFIQKLKMGESLQQQNGNAYKRPSKYDLENVKFLHLFKPGEGNPDMGGAIAFKTCKVGRPSKYDIRTIQKLMPGNPEASLMPNVLATAPGNPGAPGVPTVSTAGASIAPGLTIDQTGHLSFNAADYLKSSFSKTDSITTGTVSSVKNGLPPDKPASDDINLYQKYIARDKNIRGGEVSCVSMDTEQCPPFWIHFEPALKRFSGSQHCGHVHCAYQYREHYHCMDPECNYQVSRFTSKQDVIRHYNMHKKRDNSLQHGFMRFSPLDDCSVYYHGCHLNGKSTHYHCMQVGCSKVYTSTSDVMTHENFHKKNAQLINDGFQRFRATEDCGTVGCQFYGQKTTHFHCRRPGCTFTFKNKCDIEKHKSYHIKDDAYAKDGFKKFYKYEECKYEGCVYSKATNHFHCIRSGCGFTFTSTSQMTSHKRKHERRHIRSSGVMGLSSAYLAPKDEPEESSNDDLMDFSTISSKNSSLSASPTTQQSTTVSHLLATPTTAVSSSSTSVHTLKPTSSLPSAGQRMSSLLSQALPSNMPVALALSNNAMAASNPFFPLIPRMPLQPPPPAASLISAISSGAHSMPTDSLTQGCSTLGADGAMASTPTSFATSSIMEKISASKGLISPMMARLAAAALKPSNNQNTGNGQPASASQFSLVQVKQEPMDINSGASQDSTQEHSLDLSKKDHSNESNGHPVPGNTSLLSSLMNKMSQVNPALFSAMNLKTELEASQGSNSSEAAQYLNRVLKRPLPEKPTEIWRTYLRRFDTDDFCEAQCDFLQKVHFHCLVEDCGALFSTVDGAIKHANFHLRATLKVKSEPQFGEGKDSSEGASLQPAAPVSMANNPSMDVAHLTSSGGYSSPPPSLLAWKQLTGSIPQMSDSMPNLPANSPLATTSLENAKPQVKPGFLQFQENDPCLATDCKYSNKFHFHCLFGNCKYVCKTSGKAESHCLDHINPSNNLVNVRDQFSYYSLQCLCPNQHCEFRMRGHYHCLRPGCYFVTNITTKLPWHVKKHEKADRRAANGFKYFTKREECGRLGCKYNQVNSHFHCIRDGCQFSFLLKHQMTSHARKHMRRMLGKNFDRVPSQVMPLGQRADASSMIGTHPGMNSSFSSTIMEETDDYMDYMGGGGSPLGLSSESSNQDRSCTSTPVGNDGSPAGQGWLATTSAPTTPADTSATQNVPPYSPPPPPPPLPPPPPPPPSTLQPGFQSQAPSLSPALLRPPLSSLPYLLSPSCLSYSLLSASLGATRSVVMPTNTPAFSPIIATPSPVKNDVPIVQDAAGNTISIPTATGAKKRFWIIEDMSPFGKRRKTASSRKMLDEGMMLEGFRRYDLYENCKDSGCQFSLKVTHYHCTRENCGYKFCGRTHMYKHAQHHDRVDNLVLDDFKRFKSSLSCNFPDCQFSGNSTHFHCLRCGFRCTDSTKVTAHRKHHGKQDVISAAGFCQFSSSVDCEVPDCKYKLKCSHFHCTFPECKHTVVGMSQMDSHKRKHEKQERGELPSVSPKQEGMHHLGGSVSAVSSASMSLSTSSPSGLYGLSRSIDSSAPSMLYPTDGIGSEYNHLYPQSSISLDGSLNLGTDTSSSLFFLKNAAGLGLSDSLDLSKKMHHDAARSSHNPATQLGLPVAQDDTTGTSGEAEDDLSPEEEVQAEEEEEEEEEEEEEEADLNSDSNDDSMAEPDGEKDNGESFDASVNHTDSSRLEKQDVDP, from the exons CTGAAAGGAGTTTATGCACTGAAACGACCTCAGGAAAACCCAAGATGGCCGCCAAAAGGAAAGGTGGCTTAAAACTCAATGCTATCTGTGCCAAGCTGAGCCGCCAGGTGGTGTTCGACAGtagctcccagaatgcagagggAGACCAGAGTGTAGCAGAAAACAGTGAGCGTGGCAGTTCACACTACGATGACACTGAGACCAACTTCCCAGAGAGCCTTAACCTCAGTCAGAGCCTAGAGGAGGACCAGAAGAGACGCGAGGCCATTGAGAAGTGGGTCAACGGCGAGTACGGCGATGAACCGCCAGCTCCCGACGATGAACAGGAGCATGAACTCAAAGTCAGCAATGGCGAAGATGACCCTCCTGAGGGCGTGTACATGGTACAGCCCACAGGCTGCAGCGATGACGAAGACAATGCAGAGGAGGGCGAGCCAATGGCAGCCTCTCAGGAGGACAGTTACCATGAAGACAAAGAAGCTGAAGTCAGGCCTTCAAAAGACAACACGTACATGCCACCAAGGGAGGCCCAAAGTCGCCAAGCACCTTTCTCCTCTACAG GAGAAGCATCTGCCCTGCGAGACTATGCAGCCAACACCATGAATGAATTTTTGGGAATGTTTGGTTATGATGACCAGCAGGTAAGGGATGAGCTGACCAAGAAGATCAGCTTTGAGAAGCTCAAAGCTGCTACCTCAGACCCCTCATCCCTCAGCAGTGAGGAGGCCTCACGGCGTGCTCGCTTCTCCAAGTACGAAGAGTACATTCGCAAGCTAAAAGCCGGGGAGACCCTACCTTGGCCCATGCATGCTTCCCCACCCAAACCAGAGGACCTCAACCCAAAACTGGCCCAAGACAAGAGTGCTACCATGCTCCAGACGTCTGGGTGCCTCCCAGGAGCCGAGACACAGATCTATCCCCCCAGCCTGGACCACAAACAGCCAGGAGGACCTCAGCTGAGCACTTCTCAGCCACCAAATCCCTCTCACATCCAGAACATGGCATCCCGAGCCTCCAAGTATGACTTCTTTATTCAGAAGCTGAAGATGGGTGAGAGTCTACAGCAGCAGAATGGTAATGCTTACAAGCGACCCTCCAAGTACGACCTGGAGAACGTCAAGTTTCTGCACCTCTTCAAGCCTGGTGAGGGCAACCCTGACATGGGCGGTGCCATCGCCTTTAAGACTTGCAAAGTGGGCCGCCCGTCGAAGTATGACATCAGAACAATTCAGAAGCTAATGCCAGGAAATCCAGAGGCCTCACTGATGCCCAATGTCCTCGCTACAGCACCAGGAAACCCAGGAGCGCCTGGTGTCCCCACCGTGAGCACAGCTGGGGCCAGCATCGCCCCAGGGCTGACAATAGACCAGACAGGACACTTAAGCTTCAATGCCGCTGACTACCTGAAGTCCAGCTTTTCCAAGACTGACTCCATCACCACGGGCACTGTGTCCTCCGTTAA GAATGGCCTGCCACCAGATAAACCCGCCAGCGACGACATCAACCTCTACCAGAAATATATTGCCAG agacaaaaacatcaggggAGGGGAGGTATCTTGCGTTTCAATGGACACAGAACAATGTCCCCCATTCTGGATTCATTTTGAGCCGGCACTAAAAAG ATTCTCTGGAAGTCAACACTGTGGACACGTGCACTGTGCCTACCAGTACAGAGAGCATTACCACTGCATGGACCCTGAGTGTAACTACCAGGTGAGC AGGTTTACCAGTAAGCAGGATGTAATCAGGCACTACAACATGCACAAGAAGAGGGACAACTCTCTTCAGCATGGCTTCATGCGCTTCAGCCCTCTGGACGACTGCAGTGTCTACTACCATGGCTGCCACCTCAATGGAAAAAGCACCCATTACCACTGCATGCAG GTGGGCTGCAGCAAGGTGTACACTAGCACCTCAGACGTCATGACTCATGAAAACTTCCATAAAAAGAATGCCCAGCTGATCAACGATGGCTTCCAGAGATTTCGTGCCACCGAGGACTGTGGCACAGTCGGGTGTCAATTCTATGGGCAGAAGACTACACACTTTCACTGCAG GCGCCCAGGATGCACATTCACCTTCAAGAACAAGTGTGACATTGAGAAGCACAAGAGCTACCACATCAAGGATGATGCCTATGCCAAAGATGGCTTTAAGAAGTTCTATAAGTATGAGGAGTGCAAGTACGAGGGCTGCGTGTACAGCAAAGCTACAAACCACTTCCACTGCATTCGCTCAGGATGTGGCTTCACCTTTACCTCCACTAGCCAGATGACCTCCCACAAGCGCAAACACGAGCGCCGGCACATCCGCTCCTCTGGGGTCATGGGCCTCTCTTCCGCCTACCTGGCGCCAAAGGATGAGCCAGAGGAATCGAGCAACGATGACCTGATGGACTTCTCGACCATCAGCAGCAAGAACTCCAGCCTGAGTGCCTCACCTACGACCCAGCAGTCCACCACTGTATCGCACCTGTTGGCCACGCCTACCACtgctgtctcctcctcctctacatCGGTCCACACCCTCAAACCCACATCCTCGCTGCCCAGTGCAGGCCAGCGAATGTCCAGTCTGCTGTCCCAGGCCCTGCCTAGCAACATGCCCGTGGCCCTTGCTCTTTCTAACAATGCCATGGCCGCCTCCAACCCGTTCTTCCCCCTAATACCCAGGATGCCTCTCCAACCACCTCCGCCAGCCGCTAGCCTGATATCTGCTATATCTTCCGGGGCCCACTCCATGCCCACCGACTCACTGACCCAAGGTTGCTCCACATTGGGTGCAGATGGAGCCATGGCCTCTACCCCAACGTCCTTCGCCACCTCCTCCATCATGGAGAAGATCTCGGCAAGCAAAGGTCTGATATCACCCATGATGGCCAGACTGGCAGCTGCTGCCCTGAAGCCCTCCAACAACCAAAACACAG GGAATGGGCAGCCGGCTTCAGCCAGCCAGTTCAGTCTGGTTCAAGTGAAGCAGGAGCCAATGGATATCAACTCTGGGGCCTCCCAAGACTCCACGCAGGAGCACAGCCTGGACCTGAGCAAGAAAGACCACAG TAATGAATCAAACGGACACCCTGTACCAGGGAATACATCTCTTTTATCCTCACTTATGAATAAG ATGTCACAGGTGAACCCTGCCCTGTTCAGCGCCATGAACCTGAAGACAGAGCTGGAGGCAAGCCAGGGCAGCAACAGCTCGGAGGCAGCACAGTATCTGAACAGAGTGCTGAAGAGGCCCCTGCCAGAAAAACCCACTGAGATCTGGAGGACATACCTCCGCAG GTTTGACACAGATGACTTCTGTGAGGCTCAGTGCGACTTCCTTCAGAAAGTGCACTTTCACTGCCTGGTAGAGGACTGTGGTGCACTCTTCAGCACTGTGGATGGGGCCATAAAACATGCTAA CTTCCACCTCCGAGCCACCTTGAAAGTGAAGTCTGAGCCTCAGTTTGGTGAGGGCAAGGACTCCAGTGAGGGAGCCTCGCTGCAGCCTGCTGCCCCCGTCTCTATGGCCAACAATCCCTCCATGGATGTGGCCCACCTCACCTCCTCTGGTGGCTAcagctctcctcctccctccctgctGGCCTGGAAGCAGCTGACCGGCAGCATCCCTCAGATGTCGGACTCGATGCCCAACCTGCCGGCCAACTCCCCTCTGGCCACTACCTCTCTGGAGAATGCTAAACCTCAAGTCAAACCTGGTTTCCTGCAGTTTCAGGAAAA TGATCCCTGTTTGGCTACTGACTGTAAGTACTCAAACAAGTTCCACTTCCACTGCTTGTTCGGAAATTGCAAGTATGTGTGCAAGACGTCTGGCAAGGCCGAGTCCCACTGTTTGGACCACATCAACCCCAGCAACAACCTGGTCAACGTCCGTGACCAGTTTTCCTACTACTCTCTCCAGTGTCTCTGTCCCAACCAG CACTGTGAGTTCAGAATGAGGGGCCACTATCACTGTCTGCGGCCTGGCTGCTACTTTGTCACTAACATCACCACCAAGCTGCCATGGCACGTCAAGAAGCACGAGAAGGCAGATCGCCGTGCCGCCAATGGCTTCAAATATTTCACCAAGAGGGAGGAGTGTGGGAGGCTGG GTTGTAAGTATAACCAAGTCAACAGCCACTTCCACTGCATCCGCGACGGTTGCCAGTTCTCCTTCCTGCTCAAGCACCAGATGACCTCACATGCTCGCAAACACATGAGGCGGATGCTGGGGAAGAATTTTGACAGAGTCCCGTCCcag GTGATGCCACTTGGACAGAGGGCAGATGCATCTAGCATGATAGGGACCCATCCTGGTATGAACTCCAGCTTCTCCTCCACCATCATGGAGGAGACTGATGATTACATGGACTACATGGGAGGAGGGGGCAGCCCCTTGGGCCTCTCCTCCGAGTCTTCCAACCAGGACCGGAGCTGCACCAGCACACCTGTAGGCAACGATGGTTCTCCAGCAG GACAAGGCTGGCTCGCCACCACTTCTGCTCCTACTACCCCTGCTGACACTAGCGCTACCCAAAATGTACCTCCTtattcccctcctcctcctcctccaccactgccaccaccaccaccacctcctccctccactCTTCAGCCTGGCTTTCAGTCCCAGGCCCCATCCctctctcctgctctcctccgACCTCCTCTCTCCTCACTCCCATACCTCCTCTCTCCATCCTGTCTGTCATACTCTCTGCTCAGCGCCTCTCTGGGAGCCACTCGGAGTGTTGTCATGCCAACCAACACACCAGCTTTCAGCCCCATCATTGCCACTCCGTCTCCGGTTAAAAATGACGTCCCTATAGTGCAGGATGCTGCAG GCAACACCATTTCCATTCCTACGGCCACTGGTGCAAAGAAGCGCTTCTGGATCATCGAGGACATGTCACCATTCGGCAAGCGTCGCAAGACTGCATCGTCACGTAAGATGCTGGATGAGGGGATGATGCTGGAGGGCTTCAGGCGCTATGACCTTTACGAGAACTGCAAGGATTCAGGCTGCCAGTTTTCTCTGAAGGTGACCCACTACCACTGCACACGTGAGAACTGTGGCTACAAGTTCTGCGGCCGCACCCACATGTACAAGCATGCGCAGCACCACGACCGCGTGGACAACCTGGTCCTGGACGACTTCAAGCGCTTCAAATCATCACTCAGCTGCAACTTCCCTGACTGCCAGTTTTCGGGCAACAGCACCCACTTCCACTGTCTGCGCTGTGGCTTCCGCTGCACCGACAGCACCAAGGTGACGGCCCACCGCAAACACCACGGCAAGCAAGATGTGATCAGCGCCGCTGGCTTCTGCCAGTTCAGCTCCAGTGTTGATTGCGAGGTTCCCGACTGCAAATATAAGCTCAAGTGCTCGCACTTCCACTGCACCTTCCCTGAGTGTAAGCACACAGTGGTGGGCATGTCCCAGATGGACTCCCACAAGAGAAAGCACGAGAAGCAGGAGCGGGGTGAGCTGCCGTCTGTGTCGCCCAAACAGGAAGGGATGCACCACCTGGGAGGAAGTGTGTCTGCGGTCTCTTCCGCCTCTATGAGTCTTTCTACTTCCTCACCTAGTGGCCTCTACGGGTTGTCCCGCAGCATTGACAGCAGTGCTCCCTCCATGCTCTACCCAACAGACGGCATCGGGTCCGAGTATAACCACCTGTACCCACAGTCCTCCATCAGCCTGGACGGCTCCCTCAACCTGGGCACCGACACCAGCAGCTCCCTGTTCTTCCTGAAGAATGCAGCCGGTCTGGGGCTCAGCGACTCACTGGACCTCAGCAAGAAAATGCACCACGACGCAGCGCGATCTAGCCACAACCCGGCAACCCAGCTGGGTCTGCCAGTAGCTCAGGATGACACCACAGGAACATCTGGAGAGGCTGAAGATGACCTGTCGCCAGAGGAGGAGGTgcaggcagaggaggaggaagaagaagaagaggaggaagaagaggaggaagcagacCTTAACAGTGACTCGAATGATGATTCAATGGCGGAGCCTGATGGTGAAAAGGACAATGGCGAGAGTTTTGATGCTTCCGTTAACCACACTGATTCTTCCCGACTGGAAAAGCAAGACGTTGacccataa